In Bacteroidota bacterium, the sequence ACATCTTTTATTTCTTCTTCAAGTTTTAGGTTCTCTTCATAACGAACTCGCACGTTGTTGTGTAGCAGCATAAAAGCTTCCTGAATTTCCTTGTTGGCTTGCTCAATTATTTTTTCCTGATCTTTTGTTAAATTTAATTCCGGCCACAATTCGGGCAATTCCCTTATTGATTTGAGTTCATAATCTATTTTCAATTCAGGGGATTCGAGCAAAACTCTCTCAGAGATAAATGAATATCCTTTAGCGGAAGCTATTAGCCTATAATCTAAACCTTTCAAAATAGAACATTCATAGATTCCGGCCGAACTTGTTTCTTCCATTCTGTCTATTAGTGTTGTATCGATAGTTGATATTACATCAATTTGAGCACCTGAAATTGGTTTGCTGCTATCGTCTTCAAAAAGTTTGCAAACAACTTTGGTGGTTTTTGGGACATTTTCGCTTTCAGGGACAAAAGTATAAACAATGTCATCGAGTTGCTTATATGTAACAGCATGATAAAAAACGCTATAATCTCCTGAAACAGAAGGTGATTTATCATCCCATGGAGTATTTATGAAAGCTAAATTTTCAGAATTTTGCCATTCCCCTTCATCATTCATAATACTTTTGTAAATATCCCATCCTCCTTTGCCGCCTGAACGGTTCGAAGAAAAAAGTAAAGTTTTCCCATCGGGTAGTATTCGTGGGCATTCCTCGCAGTACATATTTATATGATTCGGCAATTTCGAAGGAAAACTCCAGATTCCATTTCCATTTTTTTTGCTACTAAAAATATAATAGCATTTCGTTTTTGTAGTATCCGCAAAATCCCAGGCATTTCTCATGAAATAAATGCTTTGTCCATCTGGAGATAATGATGGAAAGCCTTCATAATCGGCAGTGTTTATTTGGTTTCCAATATTTCTTGGATTCACCCATTTGTCGTCAAATTTTTCTGCAATCCAAATGTCCATGTCGCCGTATCCGGGTTTCTGGTCGGTGGTGAATAGCAAATATTTTCCGTCGTATGTCTGAAATGCCCCACCAACAAAATTTGACGGATCGATAATATTATTTATCTCGCTGATTGGCTTTGGCAGCGACCAAAGGTTCTCACCAATTTTTGAAGTTTGGTATAAACGCCAAAT encodes:
- a CDS encoding OmpA family protein, with amino-acid sequence MRNCILLLLISVYSFGQQYQKLPEIINTVPHNEYAPSISKDGSILVFQSDVSGIWRLYQTSKIGENLWSLPKPISEINNIIDPSNFVGGAFQTYDGKYLLFTTDQKPGYGDMDIWIAEKFDDKWVNPRNIGNQINTADYEGFPSLSPDGQSIYFMRNAWDFADTTKTKCYYIFSSKKNGNGIWSFPSKLPNHINMYCEECPRILPDGKTLLFSSNRSGGKGGWDIYKSIMNDEGEWQNSENLAFINTPWDDKSPSVSGDYSVFYHAVTYKQLDDIVYTFVPESENVPKTTKVVCKLFEDDSSKPISGAQIDVISTIDTTLIDRMEETSSAGIYECSILKGLDYRLIASAKGYSFISERVLLESPELKIDYELKSIRELPELWPELNLTKDQEKIIEQANKEIQEAFMLLHNNVRVRYEENLKLEEEIKDVIFSQRKDEVIGIIRQNTSHIIEKTYQSYEKSYNANNQYLQILTELIKIYQEKSDELVINSANIYEQKAVDFAEQSKIKWEEAIEYKEILMFLEYAVETKKVQQAAIQNFIIAFEYHLRFKNITAKKIEKDIYLKPLKKDVSIRLSNITFDFDKAVIKKSSYFELSKLIKLLNENPEISVELQAHTDDIGSKEYNLNLSNRRAYAVVKYLTKRGIDYNRIEPKGYGESDPIAPNDTESNRAKNRRVEFKIK